One genomic segment of Sanyastnella coralliicola includes these proteins:
- a CDS encoding S26 family signal peptidase, which translates to MSIFEILLILLYLVYFVSLPSIFKRIGLPSWHGFVPVLQWITWLKAIKRPWYWVFVLFIPGVNLLMLGIMNVELGIAFTKESTKDQWYFGALPWAAIPDLAFRMKDVKYVGPRDWSKSKKSMMREWGEAILFAVIAASVIRSFFFEAYTIPTGSMEGSMLVGDYLFVSKMSYGAKVQQTPLSVPFVHNALPGSMTNSYVEWWSLPYFRLPGFGDVERYDPVVFNFPHGDSVLVHPQLAGHDYYAIIRNRGVQIAGSYEAYDTDPEGYNEQARRSFTQNSRQPIGIKRRPVDKAENYIKRCIGLPGEDLEIRDRVVYINNEAIETPEGVQFNYKVALNNPVEIKRVKDKLELTDLDFGTTEQGLMDESTIALTASEVEKLKAMNVTASIELEDQSTTRGTMTIFPNSQQAPYDSWDVDNFGPLHIPAKGESIDLNLENLPLYRRAISVYEDNELEVKDGVIYINGELASSYTFQQDYYWMMGDNRHNSADARMWGFVPEDHIVGKAVFTWFSKQNEVQHGESKIRWERMFRTVD; encoded by the coding sequence ATGAGCATTTTCGAAATATTATTGATCCTTCTTTATCTGGTCTATTTCGTATCGCTACCATCGATTTTCAAACGCATTGGTCTTCCTTCATGGCATGGATTCGTCCCTGTGCTTCAGTGGATTACATGGTTGAAAGCCATTAAACGTCCGTGGTACTGGGTGTTTGTACTCTTCATCCCTGGAGTGAACCTGCTGATGCTAGGTATCATGAATGTTGAGCTAGGTATCGCCTTCACGAAGGAAAGCACGAAAGACCAATGGTACTTCGGTGCGCTTCCTTGGGCAGCTATCCCTGATCTCGCCTTCCGCATGAAGGATGTGAAGTATGTGGGACCACGAGACTGGAGCAAGTCTAAGAAGAGCATGATGCGTGAATGGGGTGAGGCGATTTTGTTCGCTGTTATTGCCGCATCAGTGATTCGTTCATTCTTCTTTGAAGCATATACTATTCCAACAGGATCGATGGAAGGATCGATGCTTGTGGGTGATTACCTCTTTGTAAGTAAAATGAGCTACGGTGCGAAAGTGCAACAAACCCCTTTGTCTGTACCTTTCGTTCACAATGCCCTCCCTGGTTCCATGACCAATTCTTATGTTGAATGGTGGAGCCTTCCATACTTCCGCCTTCCTGGCTTTGGAGACGTGGAGCGTTATGATCCGGTCGTGTTCAACTTCCCTCATGGGGATTCTGTGCTTGTGCACCCGCAATTGGCTGGTCATGACTACTACGCCATCATTCGTAACCGAGGAGTTCAGATTGCCGGGTCTTACGAAGCATACGACACCGATCCAGAAGGATACAACGAACAAGCACGTCGTTCTTTCACTCAGAATTCTCGTCAACCGATAGGTATCAAGCGTCGACCGGTAGACAAAGCGGAGAACTACATCAAGCGTTGTATTGGTCTACCTGGTGAAGATCTAGAGATTCGAGACCGCGTTGTTTACATCAATAATGAAGCGATTGAAACTCCAGAAGGTGTGCAGTTTAACTACAAAGTAGCACTGAATAACCCGGTAGAAATCAAGCGTGTCAAGGACAAACTCGAGCTGACCGACCTTGATTTTGGTACTACTGAACAGGGACTGATGGACGAGTCTACGATTGCGCTTACTGCTTCTGAGGTAGAGAAATTGAAGGCGATGAACGTAACGGCTTCTATTGAATTGGAAGATCAATCAACCACACGTGGCACCATGACGATCTTCCCGAATTCGCAACAGGCTCCGTATGACTCTTGGGATGTAGATAATTTCGGTCCATTGCATATTCCTGCGAAGGGTGAGTCAATTGACCTCAATCTAGAGAACCTTCCTCTTTACCGCAGAGCTATTTCAGTCTATGAAGACAATGAGCTTGAAGTGAAAGACGGAGTCATCTACATCAACGGTGAGTTGGCGAGTTCATACACTTTCCAACAAGACTACTACTGGATGATGGGAGATAACCGCCACAATTCAGCTGATGCCAGAATGTGGGGCTTTGTTCCTGAAGACCATATCGTTGGTAAGGCTGTCTTCACTTGGTTCTCGAAACAAAATGAAGTTCAGCACGGCGAGTCTAAGATCCGCTGGGAACGTATGTTCCGTACTGTTGACTAA
- a CDS encoding WbqC family protein, producing the protein MEVFPAVCFPSLGYLRALASAEEAVIDIGEFYVKQSYRNRFDILGPNGKLSVTARVEGSARKGVSVKDAKLVNDEWRRLAKKGIQAAYGKSAYFIHYYDEIEALINDAVYLSDLSVGSIQFLLEQWERAIPAISETYVETEITKDHRTRHAFIEDDIKQAYTQVFSDRFEFVADLSGIDLLMNLGPAGAEFLS; encoded by the coding sequence ATGGAGGTTTTTCCAGCAGTTTGCTTTCCTTCTTTAGGTTACCTGCGTGCTTTGGCTAGCGCCGAAGAGGCGGTCATTGATATTGGCGAGTTCTACGTAAAGCAGAGTTACCGCAACCGTTTTGACATACTTGGACCTAACGGTAAACTCAGTGTTACCGCACGGGTTGAAGGAAGCGCCCGAAAAGGCGTATCCGTCAAAGACGCGAAGCTGGTCAATGACGAATGGCGAAGACTTGCGAAGAAAGGCATCCAAGCCGCTTATGGGAAATCAGCCTACTTCATCCACTACTACGATGAAATTGAAGCGTTGATCAACGATGCAGTCTACTTATCAGACCTATCGGTCGGAAGCATTCAATTCCTTCTTGAACAATGGGAGCGAGCCATTCCCGCGATTAGCGAGACCTACGTGGAAACCGAAATAACAAAGGATCATCGTACGCGCCATGCCTTCATTGAAGATGATATCAAGCAGGCGTATACACAAGTATTCAGCGATCGATTTGAATTCGTCGCAGATCTTTCGGGAATTGATTTGCTGATGAATCTTGGACCTGCAGGCGCAGAGTTCCTTTCGTAG
- a CDS encoding type II toxin-antitoxin system RelE/ParE family toxin has protein sequence MSQYKVLVSERAEEAFRTLIEKVASTSLIGAEDARMAVMNRMRKLGSNPIHQSRKAKFSSLNGDYRSILAWNYRIYYKVEDKRVVILDLFLDKG, from the coding sequence ATGAGTCAGTACAAAGTTCTTGTTAGTGAGCGTGCAGAAGAGGCTTTTCGCACGCTAATTGAGAAGGTAGCATCTACATCGCTGATTGGTGCAGAAGACGCACGCATGGCCGTGATGAACCGCATGAGAAAGCTTGGCTCAAATCCTATTCACCAATCACGTAAAGCGAAGTTCTCTTCCCTAAATGGTGATTACCGCTCAATTCTAGCGTGGAATTACCGCATCTATTACAAAGTAGAGGATAAGCGAGTAGTCATTCTCGATCTATTCCTGGATAAAGGATAA
- a CDS encoding S9 family peptidase produces the protein MKKLLLFVALCLSFTAFSQTLSVEEAVMERWTTFYPENLSQLQWVKGTDNYAFAKDDQLKIYNMRGRIVGAITLEQINKHPDLKLESLPRFKFTSSNTAEFSSADKNYTVDVKSGKVASAGEKGKPMANEEKASNGNTAFTKENNVFVNTPGKVTQVTDHPEGIVAGQAIARFEFGIGKGLFWSPSGERLAFYEKDERNVTEYPLVDMNATPAELNAIRYPMAGSSSEHAACGIYDVRSDKTVYLNVNGGVRDDSYYITNLAWTPDNQSVIAAIVNRDQNVSRVVKFNASTGEVDRILFTESDDKYIEPEQPVMFIPDGSGDFIWFSERDGFNNIYRYGADGKLRGRTEATFPITELVTFSPKGKFAVVHAHGPNPTETHAYRVDLMTMQMSKITTQAGTHRVMVSGSGKFIIDTWSSVDTPRKIELKSVSGKASRVLLDAADPMANRAIGKTELLTIKANDGTDLHARLITPPNMDMNKKYPVVVYVYNGPHVQLVTNSYMAGAPLWMHSLAGDGYIVFTVDGRGSANRGKDFEQAVFRQLGNQEMEDQLAGVNYLKSLRFVDSERMAVHGWSFGGFMTTSLMLRQPGTFKVGVAGGPVIDWTLYEVMYTERYMDTPKQNPEGFEESNLTNYVSNLEGDLLMIHGTIDDVVVMQHNMRFLKACVDEGVQVDFFVYPGHPHNVRGKDRVHLMTKVIDYIKANL, from the coding sequence ATGAAGAAGCTCCTATTATTCGTGGCGCTATGCCTCAGCTTTACAGCATTTTCCCAAACTCTAAGTGTAGAAGAAGCCGTAATGGAACGGTGGACAACCTTCTACCCTGAGAATCTTTCTCAGCTTCAGTGGGTGAAGGGAACCGACAACTATGCCTTCGCAAAAGACGATCAACTCAAGATCTACAATATGCGAGGACGAATCGTTGGAGCGATCACGCTTGAGCAAATCAACAAGCATCCTGATCTAAAGCTCGAGTCGTTACCGCGATTCAAGTTTACATCGTCAAATACGGCGGAGTTTAGTTCGGCAGACAAGAACTACACGGTTGACGTGAAGTCAGGTAAAGTGGCGTCAGCAGGAGAAAAAGGAAAACCGATGGCCAATGAAGAAAAGGCCAGCAACGGTAACACCGCCTTCACTAAAGAGAACAATGTCTTCGTCAATACCCCTGGTAAAGTCACACAAGTGACTGATCACCCGGAAGGGATTGTCGCTGGACAAGCCATTGCTCGTTTCGAATTCGGTATTGGTAAAGGTCTCTTCTGGTCACCGAGTGGTGAACGATTGGCGTTTTATGAAAAAGATGAGCGCAATGTGACCGAATACCCGTTGGTTGATATGAACGCTACGCCGGCAGAGCTGAACGCCATTCGCTACCCTATGGCCGGAAGCAGCAGCGAGCACGCCGCTTGTGGAATCTATGATGTGCGTTCTGACAAAACCGTATACCTAAATGTCAACGGTGGCGTTCGCGACGATAGCTACTACATCACCAACCTGGCATGGACTCCTGACAATCAATCGGTGATTGCGGCGATTGTCAATCGTGACCAGAATGTAAGTCGTGTGGTTAAGTTCAATGCAAGCACAGGAGAGGTTGATCGTATTCTTTTCACAGAGAGCGACGATAAATACATCGAACCGGAACAACCGGTCATGTTCATTCCTGATGGATCTGGAGACTTCATCTGGTTCAGCGAACGCGACGGCTTCAACAACATCTACCGATATGGTGCTGATGGGAAGCTTCGTGGCAGAACAGAAGCCACCTTCCCTATTACTGAACTTGTAACATTCAGTCCAAAAGGAAAATTTGCGGTTGTACATGCGCACGGTCCAAACCCTACAGAAACACACGCGTACCGTGTTGATCTGATGACCATGCAGATGTCGAAGATTACAACACAAGCGGGAACGCACCGTGTGATGGTTTCTGGCTCAGGGAAATTCATCATTGACACCTGGTCAAGTGTAGACACACCACGTAAGATCGAATTGAAGAGCGTGAGTGGCAAAGCTTCTCGCGTTTTGCTTGATGCCGCTGACCCTATGGCTAATCGCGCAATCGGTAAAACCGAGTTGCTGACAATTAAAGCAAACGACGGTACTGACCTTCACGCACGTCTGATCACTCCTCCAAACATGGATATGAACAAGAAGTATCCAGTAGTAGTGTACGTATATAATGGTCCACACGTGCAGTTGGTGACCAATAGCTACATGGCGGGAGCACCTTTATGGATGCACTCATTAGCTGGAGATGGATACATCGTATTCACTGTTGACGGAAGAGGATCAGCAAACCGTGGTAAAGACTTTGAGCAAGCCGTATTCCGTCAACTCGGTAACCAGGAGATGGAAGATCAATTAGCTGGTGTGAACTACTTGAAATCACTTCGTTTCGTGGATAGTGAGCGCATGGCGGTTCACGGTTGGAGTTTTGGAGGATTTATGACAACCTCATTGATGCTTCGTCAACCAGGTACTTTCAAAGTGGGTGTTGCCGGTGGTCCTGTAATTGACTGGACGCTTTACGAAGTCATGTACACAGAACGCTACATGGATACGCCAAAGCAAAACCCTGAAGGTTTCGAAGAGTCAAATTTAACCAACTACGTGAGCAATCTTGAAGGTGATCTCTTGATGATTCATGGTACCATTGATGACGTTGTGGTGATGCAACATAACATGCGTTTCCTGAAAGCATGTGTTGATGAAGGTGTTCAGGTAGACTTCTTTGTTTACCCCGGGCATCCGCACAATGTGCGTGGTAAAGACCGTGTGCACCTGATGACAAAGGTGATTGACTACATTAAAGCAAACCTCTAA
- a CDS encoding glycosyltransferase: MSRKILLILPYPPGHAPSQRFRIEHFIPILEEEGWEVTIAPFLDEATWKIYHRPGRQVQKLWGLIKGFGRRYRMLFVVRKFDRVWVHRECAPLGLPLIAWYLSKIANQQYLFEFDDAIWLPNVSAGNRKWSFIKPYGNAKKLMKWSGVNVAGNDWLKANAEELNPRSFTLPTIVDTEQNHRFTQDQQTEKPNIGWTGSHSTLPYLEAHLPILQKVYEQHPFKLVVISDIQPTFDFPDLEFIEWSSATEGEDLLKFHIGIMPLPDETWVNGKCGFKLIQYMSEGIVPVADRLGVNAQVIDHEKNGFLCSNEEEWTNALLRLLRDHDLRSNMAQGCRPWIEERYSVASQRELFLHLLD; the protein is encoded by the coding sequence GTGTCGAGGAAGATCCTCTTGATTCTTCCCTACCCTCCCGGACATGCTCCCAGTCAGCGTTTCCGCATAGAGCACTTCATCCCAATTCTAGAAGAAGAAGGATGGGAAGTGACCATTGCTCCATTCTTAGACGAAGCTACTTGGAAGATCTATCACCGACCAGGTAGGCAAGTCCAAAAGCTATGGGGGCTTATCAAAGGATTTGGTCGGAGGTATCGTATGCTTTTTGTTGTGCGGAAATTCGATCGGGTTTGGGTTCACCGAGAGTGTGCTCCTTTGGGGCTTCCTTTAATCGCTTGGTACTTATCGAAGATCGCTAACCAGCAGTACCTGTTTGAATTTGACGATGCCATTTGGCTTCCGAACGTCAGTGCCGGGAACCGTAAATGGTCTTTCATCAAACCTTATGGTAACGCGAAGAAGCTTATGAAATGGAGTGGCGTGAATGTCGCTGGAAATGATTGGCTAAAGGCTAACGCCGAAGAGCTCAACCCTAGATCGTTCACGCTTCCCACGATAGTGGATACAGAACAAAACCATCGCTTCACACAAGACCAACAGACAGAAAAACCCAACATCGGCTGGACTGGATCACACTCAACCCTCCCCTATCTCGAAGCGCATTTGCCCATCCTCCAAAAGGTATACGAGCAACACCCATTCAAATTGGTGGTCATCAGTGACATTCAACCCACTTTCGATTTTCCAGATCTTGAATTCATTGAATGGAGCTCAGCAACGGAAGGAGAAGACTTACTTAAGTTCCACATTGGCATCATGCCTTTGCCCGATGAAACTTGGGTTAACGGGAAGTGTGGGTTCAAATTGATCCAGTACATGTCTGAAGGAATTGTTCCTGTAGCAGACAGGCTTGGCGTAAACGCTCAAGTCATTGATCATGAGAAAAATGGCTTCCTCTGTTCTAATGAGGAAGAGTGGACGAATGCCCTACTTCGATTGTTGCGAGATCACGACTTGCGCAGCAACATGGCTCAAGGATGCAGACCGTGGATAGAAGAACGATATTCAGTAGCGTCTCAACGGGAGTTATTCCTACATTTGCTCGACTAA
- the gcvT gene encoding glycine cleavage system aminomethyltransferase GcvT has product MQRTPLYDEHVKLGAKMVPFAGFEMPVQYTGVKDEHICVREAVGMFDVSHMGEFVVTGPGSIDFLQKVTSNDVSKLVDGKVQYSCLPNGKGGIVDDLLVYRIAEEKFLLVVNASNMEKDWNWLNENNSFDCTLENKSDDWALLAVQGPKTSEALQSLTSVNLAEMKYYTFEVGEFAGVQGVMISATGYTGAGGFELYVRNSDAPAVWNAVMEAGKDHGIKPCGLAARDTLRLEMGFCLYGNDIDDTTSPIEAGLGWITKFTKDFIDGDLLKKQKEDGPSRKLVGFELVDRGIPRQGYDIVDADGNKIGYVTSGTMSPSTNKAIGMGYVSTEHAKTDNSVYIAIRNKQIEAKIVRPPFYKA; this is encoded by the coding sequence ATGCAACGCACCCCTCTTTACGATGAGCACGTTAAACTTGGTGCTAAGATGGTTCCATTCGCAGGATTTGAAATGCCTGTGCAATACACTGGAGTGAAAGACGAGCACATTTGCGTGCGCGAAGCAGTAGGAATGTTCGACGTTTCACACATGGGTGAATTCGTAGTTACTGGTCCTGGCTCTATCGACTTCCTTCAGAAGGTGACTTCGAATGACGTTAGCAAACTTGTTGATGGTAAGGTTCAGTACTCATGCCTTCCAAACGGCAAAGGAGGAATTGTTGATGATTTGCTCGTTTATCGAATTGCCGAAGAGAAGTTCCTATTGGTAGTGAACGCTTCTAACATGGAGAAGGATTGGAACTGGTTGAACGAGAACAACTCTTTCGATTGCACACTCGAGAATAAAAGCGACGATTGGGCTCTATTGGCTGTTCAAGGTCCTAAGACATCAGAAGCACTTCAGTCATTGACATCGGTAAACCTTGCCGAGATGAAATACTACACTTTTGAAGTGGGTGAATTCGCTGGTGTTCAAGGTGTAATGATTTCAGCAACGGGATACACTGGTGCAGGAGGCTTCGAGCTCTACGTTAGAAATTCAGATGCTCCAGCGGTATGGAATGCTGTAATGGAAGCTGGTAAAGACCATGGCATCAAGCCTTGCGGTTTAGCTGCGCGTGATACACTCCGCTTAGAAATGGGCTTCTGCCTCTACGGAAACGATATTGATGACACGACTTCTCCTATCGAAGCCGGTCTAGGTTGGATCACGAAGTTCACGAAGGATTTCATTGATGGAGACCTTCTCAAGAAGCAAAAAGAAGACGGTCCTTCACGTAAACTGGTTGGATTCGAACTCGTTGACCGAGGCATTCCTCGTCAAGGGTATGACATTGTTGATGCAGATGGAAACAAAATCGGCTATGTAACAAGTGGTACGATGAGTCCGTCAACCAACAAAGCGATTGGAATGGGCTACGTGTCTACGGAACACGCTAAAACCGATAACTCGGTGTATATTGCTATCAGAAACAAGCAGATTGAAGCGAAGATCGTTCGTCCGCCGTTTTACAAAGCCTAA
- a CDS encoding 2-phosphosulfolactate phosphatase, whose amino-acid sequence MTLEDRARVEVCFSPKQYELYKSDFQICVVIDVLRATSAISTGIDNGIEAVIPVSSIDEAREYLNNGYTVAAERGGEVVEGFPFGNSPYAFMDPSLKGKEVVLTTTNGTKAIHMASEMPTVIIGSLNNLDVVCRWLIEQRKDVLLLGSGWKDKFNLEDTICAGAIADQLIESRLFKAEEDSTIAAKFIYRSARENIFSFLRASSHRRRLRRLNLNEDVKYCLTPNNVRSIPILKDGKLVKLAYEYEPVH is encoded by the coding sequence ATGACATTAGAAGACCGCGCCAGAGTAGAAGTTTGCTTTTCCCCTAAACAGTACGAACTCTACAAGTCTGATTTTCAGATTTGTGTAGTAATTGATGTGTTAAGAGCTACTTCTGCGATTTCGACTGGTATCGACAACGGTATCGAGGCGGTCATTCCAGTGAGCTCAATTGACGAAGCTCGCGAATACTTGAACAACGGTTATACAGTTGCTGCTGAGCGCGGTGGTGAAGTAGTAGAAGGCTTCCCTTTTGGGAATAGCCCATACGCTTTCATGGACCCTTCTCTTAAAGGCAAAGAGGTTGTACTGACCACTACCAATGGTACAAAGGCTATCCACATGGCAAGTGAAATGCCTACGGTCATTATTGGGTCATTGAATAACCTCGATGTTGTTTGTCGATGGTTGATTGAACAGCGTAAAGATGTGCTGCTTCTTGGTTCAGGTTGGAAAGACAAGTTCAACCTAGAAGACACAATCTGTGCAGGGGCCATCGCCGATCAATTGATTGAATCTCGTTTGTTCAAGGCAGAAGAAGATTCAACGATTGCTGCAAAGTTCATCTACCGCAGTGCTCGTGAAAACATTTTCAGCTTCCTACGTGCTTCATCTCATCGTCGCAGACTTCGTCGTTTGAACCTCAATGAAGACGTGAAGTACTGCTTGACTCCGAACAACGTGCGTTCGATTCCTATTCTTAAAGACGGTAAACTCGTTAAACTAGCGTACGAGTATGAGCCGGTTCATTAA
- a CDS encoding zinc dependent phospholipase C family protein: MSRFIKLLVLALFLISLPAEANAPWGFFAHRRINELAVYTLPTPLFSFYKEHIDFIKEHAVDPDKRRYGVKGEAERHYIDIDHYYKYDTTGRVHANPFNLMPRKWVDAVEKYTEDTLRAYGIVPWHIPMYKDRLTRAFEQQDVAKILRYSAELGHYIADAHVPLHTTENYNGQMTNQKGIHGFWESRIPELYEDNWDFFVGKARYVENPLDISWAIVEASHAGVDSVLRFERELNEQFPQDAKYSYEERGRVLTKVYSEEYSKAYYDMLDGQQERRMRASVIMVGSVWYSAWVDAGQPNLVLSQEIDLEEAEKAIQEELNVESKPELKKREHE, from the coding sequence ATGAGCCGGTTCATTAAGCTTCTAGTTCTTGCGCTTTTCTTAATTAGCCTACCGGCCGAAGCGAATGCTCCTTGGGGCTTCTTTGCTCATCGTAGAATCAATGAGCTCGCTGTTTATACGCTCCCTACTCCCCTGTTCTCTTTCTACAAAGAACACATTGACTTCATCAAGGAACACGCTGTGGATCCTGACAAAAGAAGATATGGTGTCAAAGGAGAAGCTGAACGTCATTATATAGACATCGATCATTATTACAAGTACGATACGACAGGGAGAGTGCATGCCAATCCTTTCAACCTCATGCCGAGGAAATGGGTAGATGCCGTGGAGAAATACACCGAAGACACCCTACGCGCCTACGGAATTGTGCCTTGGCATATCCCGATGTACAAAGATCGTCTGACGCGTGCCTTTGAACAGCAAGACGTAGCTAAGATCTTACGCTACTCTGCAGAGCTCGGACATTACATCGCTGATGCTCATGTCCCTCTCCACACCACAGAGAACTACAACGGCCAAATGACCAATCAAAAGGGAATTCACGGTTTCTGGGAATCAAGAATCCCTGAACTCTATGAAGATAATTGGGACTTCTTCGTTGGGAAAGCCAGATACGTAGAGAACCCTCTCGACATTTCATGGGCTATTGTAGAAGCCAGTCACGCAGGAGTAGATTCAGTACTCCGCTTCGAGCGTGAGCTCAACGAGCAGTTCCCCCAAGACGCCAAATACAGCTACGAAGAACGCGGACGTGTCTTGACCAAAGTCTACAGTGAAGAATACAGCAAAGCCTACTACGACATGCTCGACGGTCAACAAGAACGTCGCATGCGCGCTTCAGTTATTATGGTAGGAAGTGTTTGGTACTCTGCATGGGTAGATGCGGGGCAACCAAACCTCGTTCTCAGTCAAGAGATCGATCTAGAAGAAGCCGAAAAAGCCATTCAGGAAGAGCTGAATGTGGAGAGTAAGCCAGAGTTGAAGAAGCGGGAACACGAATGA
- a CDS encoding cupin domain-containing protein, with protein sequence MRIILTIGLSLCLSGLFAQASFDLKGMNYEGDEAIHVEKLATDSLASTFMIWIKEGVKAHFHASHTEYVYVLEGEGSMMLGEEEVMIQPGQLIYIPVGTVHSAVVKAGSELKVLSVQTPEFKGQDRVFIEPYRRPDSK encoded by the coding sequence ATGAGAATCATCTTAACCATTGGGCTCAGCCTTTGCCTTTCTGGCTTATTCGCTCAAGCATCTTTCGACCTAAAAGGCATGAATTACGAGGGTGATGAAGCCATCCATGTAGAGAAATTGGCTACAGACAGCCTGGCTTCTACCTTCATGATCTGGATTAAAGAAGGTGTCAAAGCCCATTTTCACGCTTCCCACACAGAGTATGTATATGTACTCGAGGGAGAAGGATCAATGATGTTGGGTGAAGAAGAAGTGATGATTCAACCTGGACAACTGATCTATATTCCGGTGGGTACCGTGCACTCTGCGGTAGTGAAAGCAGGCAGTGAGCTTAAAGTACTCTCTGTACAAACCCCGGAATTCAAAGGACAAGACCGCGTTTTTATAGAACCTTACCGCAGGCCAGATTCAAAGTGA
- a CDS encoding acyl-CoA thioesterase, with protein MYTHSTYVRVRYSETDQMGYVYYGNYAAWFEVGRVESLRSLGLSYRAMEDQGVMLPVLTYDVKYVKPAKYDDEVRIETSIIELPKARISFSYKCFRVSEGEEEELLTLANTTLVFIDMESGRPTRCPESLTQALVPHFESGLR; from the coding sequence ATGTACACCCACTCTACATATGTTCGCGTAAGGTACAGTGAAACAGACCAAATGGGCTACGTCTACTATGGCAATTATGCTGCCTGGTTCGAAGTAGGTCGAGTAGAGTCGTTGCGTTCACTCGGACTAAGTTACCGCGCCATGGAAGACCAAGGCGTGATGTTGCCTGTCCTTACGTATGATGTAAAATACGTAAAACCAGCCAAATACGACGATGAGGTGCGTATAGAAACGAGTATTATTGAGTTGCCAAAAGCCCGAATTTCATTTTCCTACAAGTGTTTCCGCGTGAGCGAAGGAGAAGAAGAGGAGCTATTAACCCTAGCGAATACCACCTTGGTCTTTATTGATATGGAAAGTGGGCGTCCAACCCGTTGTCCTGAATCTTTGACACAGGCCTTAGTGCCTCACTTTGAATCTGGCCTGCGGTAA